A genomic stretch from Hyalangium ruber includes:
- a CDS encoding amidohydrolase family protein, protein MRYLALLPLLVSCATTSSTSSSEASASLPVIPTEAGRTWSQSRAVVIRHATVMPATGPAIEDGAVAFADGKLVAVGRNAEVASPPGAEEIDGTGLYVTPGIIDAHSHLGVYSTPASFANDEGNEATAPVTSEVDAEHSFWPQDPGLRRAAAGGITSLLVLPGSANLIGGRGFPVKLHFGRSAVEMRFPGAKDVLKMACGENPRRVYGQGRQMAPSTRMANVAGYRQAFLQARDYLNKLEDFEKKKSKKPEEAGPPPMRDLKLETLAQVLRGEILVQNHCYRADEMEVMLQVAEENGFAIRAFHHALESYKLRDKLAAKDVASATWADWWGFKMEAWDGIPENAGLLSQAGARVVIHSDSAYGIQRLNQEAGKAMWRARESGIPISEEEALRWVTLQAAWVMGVEDRTGSLEAGKMADVVLWKGHPLSVYARAQRVWADGVLTFDAATGPAEPSDFEVGERALGSARLVAQPAAVPALKDLGLAARCDASKDRACAQPLPVQGEACTAFQGVTVFTGTEWVKEASVVVENGKVSRVQAGAAGTLPAGCRVVEGKGRLLTPGFMEAFSGLGLTEVMAEETTFDVGPRGDEPGKDPIRAALRASDGINPASALFPVARLGGVTAAGAVPSGGLVSGQSAWVATDGSLRRSQLALHVSLGMGGRYAVAGSRSMVLERLREVLFDAREYGKRRGEFEQNRMRPVAASRLDLEALQPVLAGTLPVVVAADRAGDMLAALELGREYGLKLILAGGDEAWVVAKELAAAKVPVIIHPTQNLPQSFDGLSSRLDSAALLSAAGVKVLFSTLGEAHMVRTLPQEAGNAVAWGLPHTEALRAITSNVAEAFGVDGGRVAPGAVADLVLWNGDPLESSSRPLGMWLGGKQVPLTSRQQALFEKYRTLPK, encoded by the coding sequence ATGCGCTACCTTGCCCTGCTGCCCCTGCTGGTCTCCTGCGCGACCACTTCCTCCACCTCGAGCTCGGAGGCCTCCGCCTCCCTGCCCGTCATTCCCACCGAGGCGGGGCGGACGTGGAGTCAGTCCCGCGCCGTCGTCATCCGCCACGCCACGGTGATGCCCGCCACCGGGCCCGCCATCGAGGACGGGGCGGTGGCCTTCGCCGATGGGAAGCTCGTCGCGGTGGGGCGCAACGCGGAGGTGGCCTCGCCTCCGGGCGCCGAGGAGATCGACGGCACCGGCCTCTATGTGACGCCCGGCATCATCGACGCGCACAGCCACCTGGGCGTGTACTCCACGCCCGCGAGCTTCGCCAATGATGAGGGCAACGAGGCCACCGCGCCGGTGACGTCCGAGGTGGACGCCGAGCACAGCTTCTGGCCGCAGGACCCGGGCCTGCGCCGCGCGGCGGCGGGCGGAATCACCTCCCTGCTGGTGCTGCCGGGCAGCGCCAACCTCATCGGCGGGCGGGGCTTCCCGGTGAAGCTGCACTTTGGCCGCTCGGCGGTGGAGATGCGCTTTCCGGGGGCCAAGGACGTGCTGAAGATGGCGTGCGGAGAGAATCCGCGCCGCGTCTACGGGCAGGGCCGCCAGATGGCGCCCTCCACGCGCATGGCCAACGTGGCCGGCTACCGGCAGGCCTTCCTGCAAGCGCGCGACTACCTCAACAAGCTGGAGGACTTCGAGAAGAAGAAGTCGAAGAAGCCGGAGGAGGCGGGCCCGCCGCCCATGCGCGACCTGAAGCTGGAGACGCTGGCGCAGGTGCTGCGCGGAGAGATCCTGGTGCAGAACCACTGCTACCGCGCCGACGAGATGGAGGTGATGCTCCAGGTGGCCGAGGAGAACGGCTTCGCCATCCGCGCGTTCCACCACGCGCTGGAGTCCTACAAGCTGCGCGACAAGCTGGCGGCCAAGGATGTGGCCTCCGCCACGTGGGCCGACTGGTGGGGCTTCAAGATGGAGGCGTGGGACGGGATCCCGGAGAACGCGGGCCTGCTCAGCCAGGCTGGGGCGCGCGTCGTCATCCACTCGGACTCGGCGTACGGCATCCAGCGGCTGAACCAGGAGGCGGGCAAGGCGATGTGGCGGGCGCGCGAGTCCGGCATCCCCATCTCCGAGGAGGAGGCGCTGCGCTGGGTGACGCTGCAGGCCGCGTGGGTGATGGGGGTGGAGGACCGCACCGGCTCGCTGGAGGCGGGGAAGATGGCGGACGTGGTGCTGTGGAAGGGGCACCCGCTGAGCGTCTACGCCCGGGCGCAGCGCGTGTGGGCCGATGGCGTGCTCACCTTCGACGCGGCCACGGGCCCGGCGGAGCCGAGCGACTTCGAGGTGGGCGAGCGCGCGCTGGGCTCGGCGCGGCTGGTGGCGCAGCCGGCGGCCGTTCCGGCGCTGAAGGACCTGGGGCTGGCGGCCCGGTGTGATGCCTCGAAGGACCGCGCGTGCGCCCAGCCCCTGCCGGTGCAGGGCGAGGCGTGTACGGCGTTCCAGGGCGTGACGGTCTTCACGGGCACCGAGTGGGTGAAGGAGGCCTCGGTCGTCGTGGAGAACGGGAAGGTGTCGCGGGTGCAGGCGGGGGCGGCGGGGACGCTGCCGGCCGGGTGCCGCGTGGTGGAGGGCAAGGGCCGGCTGCTGACGCCGGGCTTCATGGAGGCCTTCTCGGGCCTGGGGTTGACGGAGGTGATGGCGGAGGAGACGACGTTCGACGTGGGGCCTCGGGGGGATGAGCCCGGGAAGGATCCGATTCGAGCGGCGCTGCGGGCGTCGGATGGCATCAACCCGGCCTCGGCGCTGTTCCCGGTGGCGCGGCTGGGCGGCGTGACGGCGGCGGGGGCGGTGCCGAGCGGCGGGCTGGTGTCGGGGCAGAGCGCGTGGGTGGCGACGGATGGGAGCCTGCGGCGCTCGCAGCTGGCGCTCCACGTGAGCCTGGGCATGGGGGGGCGCTACGCGGTGGCGGGCTCGCGCTCCATGGTGCTGGAGCGGCTGCGCGAGGTGCTCTTCGACGCGCGGGAGTACGGCAAGCGCAGGGGAGAGTTCGAGCAGAACCGCATGCGCCCGGTGGCGGCGAGCCGGCTGGACCTGGAGGCGCTGCAGCCGGTGCTCGCGGGCACGCTGCCAGTGGTGGTGGCGGCGGACCGGGCGGGGGACATGCTCGCGGCGCTGGAGCTGGGGCGCGAGTACGGGCTCAAGCTCATCCTCGCGGGAGGCGATGAGGCGTGGGTGGTGGCCAAGGAGCTGGCCGCGGCGAAGGTGCCGGTCATCATCCACCCGACGCAGAACTTGCCCCAGAGCTTCGACGGCCTGAGCAGCCGGTTGGACTCGGCGGCGCTGCTGAGCGCGGCGGGGGTGAAGGTGCTGTTCTCCACGCTGGGCGAGGCGCACATGGTGCGTACGCTGCCCCAGGAGGCGGGCAACGCGGTGGCGTGGGGCCTGCCGCACACGGAGGCGCTGCGCGCCATCACCTCGAACGTGGCGGAGGCGTTCGGCGTGGACGGTGGGCGCGTGGCCCCGGGCGCGGTGGCGGACCTGGTGCTGTGGAACGGAGATCCGCTGGAGTCCTCGAGCCGCCCGCTGGGCATGTGGCTGGGTGGCAAGCAGGTGCCGCTCACCAGCCGGCAGCAGGCCCTCTTCGAGAAGTACCGCACGCTGCCGAAGTGA
- a CDS encoding RNA polymerase sigma factor has product MDDAQLAQLYERYGFLIHRRCLQLVRRPEDAEDALQETFLRVKRYGAPREGGATLAWLYTIAQRCCFDLMQKRGREPAAEEEQIAALEAQGEGSPEDADRRALLGLALRQLDDKTRDIGVLHFLGGYTQEEVAEQTGYSRRTIGKKLQQFEDRIRQLWQSRDRLQERR; this is encoded by the coding sequence ATGGATGACGCCCAGCTGGCCCAGCTGTACGAGCGCTACGGCTTCCTCATCCATCGCCGGTGTCTGCAGCTGGTGCGCCGCCCCGAGGACGCGGAGGACGCGCTCCAGGAGACCTTCCTGCGGGTGAAGCGCTATGGCGCCCCGCGCGAGGGCGGCGCGACCCTGGCGTGGCTCTACACCATCGCCCAGCGTTGCTGCTTCGACCTCATGCAGAAGCGCGGGCGCGAACCCGCCGCCGAGGAGGAGCAAATCGCGGCCCTGGAGGCCCAAGGCGAGGGCTCTCCCGAGGACGCCGACCGCCGGGCGCTGCTGGGATTGGCGCTGCGCCAGCTCGACGACAAGACACGCGACATTGGCGTGCTGCACTTCCTGGGCGGCTACACCCAGGAAGAGGTGGCCGAGCAGACCGGCTATTCGCGCCGCACCATCGGCAAGAAGCTCCAGCAGTTCGAGGACCGCATCCGCCAGCTGTGGCAGTCGCGAGACCGCCTCCAGGAGAGACGATGA
- a CDS encoding DUF3332 domain-containing protein, which produces MNRTFRLLMALSLTMMSLHVSACFGKFNLTRAMWDFNKNISGNKFVQWAVFLVMVIVPVYGVGVLVDSLVINSIEFWTGENPVSSVGGTDGNTRVVRVSPEETLRLSRVPGSDVMKVEVERAGQAPVVRYFEPLEDGMAVRDDSGALVIQARQQADGAVAVTDGTGATMAMHSSEAVAHARQMLLSDGPVGLAQYARHQGALSESVAELCTSPR; this is translated from the coding sequence ATGAACCGCACTTTCCGGCTGCTGATGGCGCTGAGCCTGACGATGATGTCGCTGCACGTATCGGCCTGCTTCGGCAAGTTCAACCTCACGCGGGCGATGTGGGACTTCAACAAGAACATCTCCGGCAACAAGTTCGTGCAGTGGGCGGTGTTCCTGGTGATGGTCATCGTCCCCGTGTACGGCGTGGGCGTGCTGGTGGACTCGCTGGTCATCAACAGCATCGAGTTCTGGACGGGGGAGAACCCCGTCTCGAGCGTGGGCGGCACGGACGGGAACACGCGCGTGGTGCGGGTGAGCCCGGAGGAGACGCTGCGACTGTCACGGGTGCCGGGCTCGGACGTGATGAAGGTGGAGGTGGAGCGCGCGGGCCAGGCGCCGGTGGTGCGCTACTTCGAGCCGCTGGAGGACGGCATGGCGGTGCGTGACGACTCGGGCGCGCTGGTCATCCAGGCGCGGCAGCAGGCCGACGGCGCGGTGGCGGTGACGGATGGCACGGGCGCGACGATGGCGATGCACTCCTCCGAGGCGGTGGCGCACGCGCGGCAGATGCTCCTGAGCGATGGCCCGGTGGGGCTGGCGCAGTACGCGCGGCACCAGGGCGCGCTCTCCGAGAGCGTGGCCGAGCTCTGCACGAGCCCGCGGTAG
- a CDS encoding sigma 54-interacting transcriptional regulator, with product MSSGPSGPIPLHTVVGARAQADRLAAQQFHLVLLDTERAGTVYPLSGELLRIGKAPENDVVIDHPTVSRNHLVVRRQGDRFLVQDLDSTNGTFLDGAQVREAYLRPGALLEVGDVRLRFSPQVAPVQIDPSTEDRLGDLVGRSVPMRQIFALLQRISTTDSTILLVGETGVGKGAAAKAIHKLSPRATGPLVVFDCASVSDSLIESELFGHEKGAFTGAVSQRIGCLERAHGGTLFLDEIDDLALDLQPKLLRAIEDREFRRLGASTAVSFDARIVVASKKDLWAETQAGRFREDLYFRLSVFTVSLPSLRDRKEDIPLLVDSFAGEGLWSRLPERVREQFLGHTWPGNVRELRNAMERARHMADIPELAGDGLLREFTREAPAVEGDALPVEFTGPFKTCKDELVRAFEREYLTRLLGRTKGNIARAAREAELDRKHLYSLLHKYGLVQSEGD from the coding sequence ATGTCTTCAGGCCCGTCAGGTCCCATTCCCCTCCACACCGTCGTCGGCGCTCGGGCGCAGGCCGATCGGCTCGCGGCGCAGCAGTTCCACCTGGTGCTGCTGGACACCGAGCGCGCCGGCACCGTGTACCCGCTGTCCGGCGAGCTGCTGCGGATCGGCAAGGCCCCCGAGAACGACGTCGTCATCGACCACCCCACCGTCAGCCGCAACCACCTGGTGGTGCGCCGCCAGGGAGACCGGTTCCTCGTGCAGGACCTGGACTCCACCAACGGCACCTTCCTGGACGGAGCCCAGGTGCGCGAGGCCTACCTGCGTCCGGGCGCGCTCCTGGAGGTGGGCGATGTGCGCCTGCGCTTCAGCCCCCAGGTGGCGCCGGTGCAGATCGACCCGTCCACCGAGGACCGGCTGGGGGACCTGGTGGGCCGCAGCGTGCCCATGCGGCAGATCTTCGCCCTGCTGCAGCGCATCTCCACCACGGACTCCACCATCCTCCTGGTGGGGGAGACGGGGGTGGGCAAGGGCGCCGCGGCCAAGGCCATCCACAAGCTGTCGCCGCGCGCCACCGGGCCGCTGGTCGTCTTCGACTGCGCCTCCGTCTCCGACTCGCTCATCGAGAGCGAGCTGTTCGGCCACGAGAAGGGCGCCTTCACCGGCGCGGTGAGCCAGCGCATCGGCTGCCTGGAGCGCGCCCACGGGGGCACGCTCTTCTTGGATGAAATCGATGACCTCGCCCTGGACCTGCAGCCCAAGTTGCTGCGCGCCATCGAGGACCGGGAGTTCCGCCGGCTGGGCGCCTCCACCGCCGTCTCCTTCGACGCGCGCATCGTCGTGGCGAGCAAGAAGGACCTGTGGGCGGAGACGCAGGCGGGCCGCTTCCGCGAGGACCTCTACTTCCGGCTCTCCGTCTTCACCGTGAGCCTGCCGTCGCTACGAGACCGCAAGGAGGACATCCCCCTGCTGGTGGACTCCTTCGCGGGCGAGGGGCTGTGGTCCCGGCTGCCGGAGCGGGTGCGCGAGCAGTTCCTGGGGCACACGTGGCCGGGCAACGTGCGCGAGCTGCGCAACGCCATGGAGCGGGCGCGGCACATGGCGGACATCCCCGAGCTGGCGGGGGACGGGCTGCTGCGCGAGTTCACCCGGGAGGCGCCCGCGGTGGAGGGCGACGCGCTGCCGGTGGAGTTCACCGGGCCCTTCAAGACATGCAAGGACGAGCTGGTGCGCGCCTTCGAGCGCGAGTACCTCACGCGCCTGCTGGGACGTACGAAGGGCAACATCGCCCGCGCGGCGCGCGAGGCCGAGCTGGACCGCAAGCACCTCTACTCTCTGCTTCACAAGTACGGTCTGGTACAGAGCGAGGGGGACTGA